In Amphiprion ocellaris isolate individual 3 ecotype Okinawa chromosome 5, ASM2253959v1, whole genome shotgun sequence, the genomic stretch gactggtccatcagattaccagatggagaagcgtgattcgtcactccagagaaggagTCTCCACTGCtgtagagtccagtggtggcctGCTTTACATCACTGCATccaacgctttgcattgcacttggtgatgtatggttTGGATGCAGCTACTTgaccatggaaacccattccatgaagctctctgctgaagcactgttcttgagctaatctgaaggccacatgaagtttgaaggtctgtagtgattgactctgcagaaagttggcgacctcttggcactatgtgcctcagcatccgctgaccccgctctgtcagtttacgtggcctaccacttggtggctgagttgctgtcgttcccacacacttccactttcttataatacagctgacagttgactgtggaatatttaggagagaggaaatgtcatgactggatttgttgcacaggtggcatcctatcacagttccacgctggaattcactgagctcctgagagcgacccattctttcacaaatgtttgtaaaagcagtcaccagcctaggtgcttgattttatacacctgtggccatggaagtgatggaacacctgattctgattatttggatggctgagcgaatacttttggcaatatagtgtattttgGATGACTAAATATCaaggtaaatttaaaaaaaaaaaaccaactatATTTTATATACATAAACAGTTTGTACAAAGGGGTCTATCTACTTTTCTGTCACAGCAAGATCATTCagccacaaaattacatttttacagttcagAGTGATCATTCTTCTCCCCAGTTCACTCTATCTCAGTGAAGCGTGCAAACATGGCCTTACGAACAGCATCCTTGTAGGTGTCAGAAGCTGACAGTTCATATGAGCTTTGTTTAATACCCAAGCCTGTGCCCTTGGTCCTTAATGAAGCCTGTGTGGAGAAGCAAAGATCGTTATTAGAGGAGACAGATTGGATGCAGGTGCCCCTCAGGTAACTGTGCTAATTGCTTTGCGTGTACAAAAGAACACTCTGACATACAGATTCCATCTGTTTGTGAGGAAATGAGTGTTACACCgaagaaaaactgtgaaagtgcactgatttgttgtttgtctactcACCGAGATGGGAGCAGTGATGCCCTGTTGGTGGCGTCCCAGACCTCTGCCCTCCTGCCAGCCCATCGCTTGCAACATTTTGCTGCCAATATTATCACTTGTCAGGCCGTCTTTGGTGGGCTGTTCATAGTTTCTGAATGAATGACAGGAGACAGTAGAGAGTTAGaattaaaaacataacagaCTTCACTAGAATCACAAAAGGtccatttttgaaattttaaaggTGGCTTGGAGTGAGATTTAATGAAAAGCACTTACACTGTCGGGGCTGGTGCTTGATAGAATTTCTTCTTAGGTACAGGAGGTTCAGGAACACCGTACTTCTCCCTTctttctgcagctctgtctCTGTACTTCAGCTGTTAAAATGATCACAAGTTATTCGATATGTtctccataaaaacaaaaaagatggaaaataaaggTTTCCATTCTTGAGTCAAATACCTCAGTTTCTTTCCTCTCCAGCTCTTCCAGCTCGGCTTCTGAGAGCCTCGATCTTCTCTGAATTTCCAAATTTTGctaaaacagttaaaagaaCTTTTAATAGCCcaatcaaaagaaaattaaatcaacATTATGTTCACATAAATATATGTAACCTCAGTTTCTctgtaatgtatattttttttttatgcactgAACAGATGGCAGTGCCCAGAATATTCATAGCTACTTGCACATTAAACGCCTGCTGTTTCCCATCCTCACCTTGTGGAGGTCAGAGAGCTGCTGGTGACGCAACAGAGCCTCTTTGGTGGGGAACTGACGGCGGCACAGCAGACAAACCATCTTGTTCCAGTCTGTTATTTTTCCCTCGTCCTCTACTGCTCTATCTGAGCCACCCTCCTCTGGGTCACTATCCCCATTGTAGGCAGCAAAAAAATCACTCTGCAATATAAAAAGGTCGCAGTGTTATGTTCTTTTAACTAATAACAATACAACAGGCAAATAATGGCAGAGACAACAAACCTTTGCTGGAATCTCCTGCTCTGTCAGCTTGAACTGTTCAGCCAAGAGGGACGACATCTCAAAACTTCCAATCTGTTGAAAGGCAACAAATTAAGTTTAGAGTTTCATAACACAACAGCCAGTCCGTCATCTCACATTCACTATTAATAAAAAGCAATTTCAGAGGTTTGTAAAGATGGAAGCAATGTTGATTTATGCGcctgacaaacaaacaaatagatCAAATTAGGGATTATAAtataatttgccaaaaaatcCAAATGTGAGTTAGTGGGGCTTCCCAGTTAGCAGCAATTCAGTGTGCACTCATAGTTTCCTGTTTACCATTACATCATTTCAAACCAAATCATACTGAGGATTAATAGTGACTATTACATTACCTTCCTCTCGAAAAGTGAGAAACCTGCATCTGCAGCTGCAGACTCTTTCCTGTCCTCTTCCTTGGAAGCTCCCAAGCCTTGGAAACTGCTCTTAAAACTTTCTTTTTGCTTATTTAAGCTTTTTGCCCAGCGCTCCATGTCCTTTGCAATCTGCAGtttaatatgaaaacaaaaatgatttcagaGACAATGTAAGAGCCACTGACAAAACAAATTTCTTGAAGTAGCATTTACCTGCtgtgcagatttatttttgggcttctcttttttgtctttgggCTCTTTGCTGGTGGTTGAGGAACTAGCTGCAGCTTGTTCTGTGCTCGTGTCTGATTCAGTCGGTGCAGGAACATATGTCTGCTTCTCACTGTCCCAGTAGAGGTACTGCTGTGTCTCAGAGTTATAGTAGTACTAGTGATGacaagcagaaaagaaaaatagaaacaatcAGTATTGAATGAAATAAGAACACAAAAGCAGCGGTATTTGATGTTGTTTCAGTAAAAGCACACTGTACATACTTGGCTGCTGGGATCATAATACAGGCCAGTCTGTGGATCATAATAGTAACCTGAAGACTCATCATACTGATACGTGGAGGTGTCAGGGACAGctgtaaatataaaaagaagGCATATGTAAATCAAAGAACAGGTTaacaaaactcttttttttagaTTACTTATTTTATAGTTTCCATAGAAAAACACATGCAGCAAATGTTTCCCAGCTGGGAATCAGACCAGGCATTCACTGTTAAGGGCCTGTGGGTCGATGCGGTATCCACACTAACCGCTCTGCTGTTGGGTTGCCCCACGGAGGACTAATTCTAAATCTCACCTGTTGTGCTAGCAGTCGGGGCAGCAGAGACTGTTGTTGCGGCCGTGGAAGAGGCCGGTGTTATCGGTGATGTGGTGGGAACACTAGCAGCCTGCTGTGCTGCAACAACTGGCCTCACTAGTTGATGTGTCTgaaagggaggggaaaaaaatcatgacaaacTGTTGCATTTACTGTACAATACCAGAGTGATAAAATATCCACCAGTAGAAGTTTGCAGTGCACAGATGCTATTTACCTGTATGGCAGGCTGGCTGATAATGACAGTTTGGTACACCTGAGCTGCCTGGGATATCACCACACCTGTGGCTGTAGGGATCAAAGTCTTCACTCCTGGAGCAGCTGCAGACAGCAATGATAAAGTTAACAATCTCAGTGTCTGTACAAAACaggacccaaaatatctgttCATGATTGACACCTCTTATTACCTCCAAGTAATCCATCTCCAAGGACAGGAGCCGATCCTTCAGGCTGCTGTGGCCATACTTGATAATTCTGTCCCCAAATCAGAGGAAATGATTGACAGGACATCAGTCATGGGTCTTTCTTGTTAAAATCACTGTCGTGATAAAGTGGGATGTGGACTGACCTGTGCTTGTGCGTAGCCCTCTGGAAGAGCAACGAAATCAGATGTGGCACCTGACCCTTGTTGtaacttcaaaaataaaaacaaatatagaaCAAAGTCAGTAACAACACAGTAATCAAATAAAACGTGGCATTTGCAACTGAATCAGtacaaatacaaagaaatgcTTAAAGTCAGTTAACCTCTTCTGTGATTTCATGACATATTAAACCTAAAGCATGTTATGCTCCACTTAATAATTATGTTTGTAAGACAATGAATGAAATGACTCCTTGGAAAAGTGAACAGGCTTCTAATATTGATACTCCAATTGAGAAGTAACTCAGCAGCTGCTAGTAGCTTTGCAGTCACTGTTTATTCAGGTCCTTCTGGTCTCAATATAAATCTGTTGACAAACTAGCAAACAAACCAATTGTAGGCGTCTTATCTAGCATGAAATGGAAGAATGCCAGAGTAAATGAATCACAGataccaacaaaaaaaattgacctTTTTTTAAGGGCTGCCAAGCCAGACAGGAAATACTGGATTATAATTTGACAGGAGATGAGGAGGACTCCCAGGGGATACTCATGTTATACAGTTAGATACATCAATTGTTGACAAGAGACACTGATACTCTAGTATACTGTCTagtaaattaaaacaaagagcAGGAAGCCtctaaaaaataccaaatattcaaaattacagggGTAATTTGGTATAGCATAGGTATAGAAAATATTCTCATTTAAAGGTTCCATATTGTGCTAATTTTCTGCATAACAAGTCTCACATGTCCCTGtgtcttccacattttcagcaaaaCAGCAAAGATGGTTCAGTTTTACCGACTGCATGATCCCTAGTTTTATCCCTGTTTCAATTCCAATTTCCTACTTTTTGAAAGTGCATTTATTCGAAATCTGCAGACATACATTTTGTCCAAAGCaactccagaaaaaaaaaacaatcttatCAAAAAATTTAGTCATTTCAGTCAAATAATACAGCATATGTGTTCCATTCTCATCTTCACAGTAAGTGTCTCTGAAAAGACATCAGATAAATGCTAAATCCTCCTACACACTCCCCAAAATTGCCTTTTCAATGATTGCCATATATGACATTGGTATAGACATAATCTTCAAGTGCCTCCAATCACAAGTGCTCTTTCCCTGAAATTTGATGTCAGACCATGTACTTGTGGGCTTCATGGTATTTTAAGGACAAAGAatttaaattacacagaaatacacatgAACCCAAGTGAAAACCTGATACCTGACTGGACGACCACTGAGCAGCAGCAATGGCTGTGCTGGCAACAGAGAGAGCACTGGCCCTGGTCCCATCAGGCTGCACTGAGTCTCTGGAAAGGACAGACAATTATTTGCTAACCCTTAATGTTGAAACCATGCAGTATCAAAATTATTTCTACGTTTGTGCCAAATTCTGTGAAGGGCCAATTAAGCTGCCTGCAGCAGGCCATAACTATGAATCAATAATGAGGTATAAATTAAGTGATTGTATTTCATTCTTGGGACACAAAAAGTATGTATAGCACATCACACTGTGTCCATCCAAAATAGTTTGTGTGTGCTATTCTCAGAAAGTTGAATCAAGCAGCATCTGTGTGTGAGATTACTCACTTCCTAGCACTCTTGGCATAATCCACACCAATTGTTTTTCCATCCAGTTTGAGGGGtggctgaaggctctggagaATGGTCAGCAGCTGAGAAGCCTCCTATACAAAGATGGAAAGTACACTGTCATATGTGTGCACATCCTCAATAAAAACTTACCAACATACATTATGAATACCCTGCAGTACGGTAACATACCAAAGGAGATGAGAGCTGCACAAAGGCAAAGCCTCTATTCTGtcctttttgtttgtctttaatgAGGCGGATGTTACTGGCAGACAGGTTGGCATATGGTGCCAATATGTTCAAAATTCCATCAACAGTTGACAGGGGGGCAATGTTCCTCAAAATTATTGCTGTGAACAAAAAGGTAGTGATCAGTAAGAGCAGAACATGTATTGTAGAGAAGTAATATTTCTAAATGTgtcaacaaacacactcactgtCTCCGCTGTATTCTCCTGGCTGTTGAGACTCGACGTTTACACCATTAACTCCAGAGGATTCTCCTACAGTCAGCAATGACAAACAGAGGCATATAGTTTACAAGATGGTACAAGCCATTGATATTGTGCAAGACAACGCTGAAAATGTCTGGCAGAGATGAAGAAAACTTATACTTCAGTGTATAACTCACCAACTTTTGCTGCTCCACACCTGAAGCATTTCAGCCTCTTCCGAAAATTGTACAGACCGCACTGCAATAACAAgcaattgtgttatttttaagacataaaaaaaggaaagacaaaaagagaaatacaCTGGGATTGCAGTGTACTCAGAAATAACACTCACAGCATTGCAAAGCCAATTTTCAAACTTCTGTCTCCTGTTGCTGTAGTGCACTGTAATGGTTTTCCCCTGGACCACCAACTTGTTCTGTGAAGTCAAAGGCAATCAGTTATATCAAAATCCCATATGTTTAAAACAAATAGGGCAGATGAGGTCCTGCCACTACCCCACCCAGTGAGCGAGAGCAGCTGGAACGGGAAAGAGTGGCTATGTTTACTCTCGCTGCTTAGGTGGAGTTTCTCAGGGAGTAAAAgggaacagagacagaaagagaagttCAGAGAGAGAGCTGCAGTTCTCAGTATGAGGGAATGAGGTCTCAAAAAAATGCTTCTAGGTGTTTGGGACCGGAGTGCTGCCAGCTCGTCCATGTCTCACTCCAGTCTTCGGATGTTAAATGGAGATGAGAAACTATCCAAGTGACTGAGCTGGAGCAGAATGTGCTATGAAACCATGGGGCAGACAGACTAAACAAGAGCACTTGGGCCACTCTGTAAACAGAAAGTGTAATCTTCATAAGTAGAGGCAAAAGGCTTATTTAGCTGAATACTTTTTGCAGAGTGTTTTGGTTAATGTTTGCTACAGAACACACAAAAGGTTTCATTGCATTTTGAAATGCCAGAGCCTTAGACAGTGGTGTTGCAATCTACAACTTAATTTAAATAAGCTGCTGACAAActtattttgacagaaaaaaataattctgctCTATGCtacaataaaattaatcaaCTGTGAATCAAAACTATGACCTCTGATATTACAGATTTGAATGACCAAGATTCTCTgactacacacaaacaaattcaGCTCTGTAAACTGGCATCATTATTACGGTGTTAGTCAATTTGGGCTCTAATCTCCAAGAATAATTCTAAACTTGGTGATTGTTGAGGCAACCTGATTGGTCTCCATCCATCGGGTAGAATCTTGCAAGTGATAAAACTCCACGAAGGCGAAACCTCGGCTTATACCTAGAGACAGCATTCAAATATAGACGGGAGGCGTGTTAGTTAGAATGCTTTGATATAACATTCAAACTTACAATGGGTTTGTACAGTCCGATTAACGTAAAACGGAGGTGAGGGGAGTTCTTACAAGGTCAAGGGGTTGATGGTAGAATTTGTTTATCATAGCTTTTCAAGTCTGTACAAAAATACCAAAGATGCAGTACATACAATTACCTTCTTACCTGACTGTATCACCAGACCAGACTTTGTACGCAACAGAAAGGATCCTTTGACTGTTTAATATGTCTTTTTTATTCAGGGATAGCAATAAAGGAGGTAAAGTGGGTTGTAAGACAGAGCAAGAAAGTGAATGAGAGACACTCCTCTGAACAGCACACACCCACCTGTCCTTGTCTTCATCAAACGTATGTCCACAGGCTGGGGTCCTTGTAGCTGCTCGAGTGCTGTGCGAATCTGGAAGATGGAGGCAGATGAAGCTCAGACTCATCTGAATACAATTACTGTTCTTTATTATAGCGAGACATTTAAATGACCTGCATACATTACAACAAGTTAGTGCTTAAGCCATTTTTATATTGGTTGgtcacaaactatcacctgtcTCTTTCTCCCTGAGTCACAAAAGAGCAGTTTAGGTGAATTTCACTAACAAATTCAATTTCCTCACTCCACAAATTGCCAGTATAGACCCTCAAATTTATGGTAAAGCCAAACTGAATGCAGAAGGCAGCCATCACCTTCCACAATCAGCTGCTTGATGGTGGATAAATTGTCGTGCCAGATTAAGTATTTTGGCAATGTAAGtttgcaaataaaatatattagtaCAGGGGACGCCTttaagtttttgtcttttaaatgtgGTATAATATGCAGTGATTGTTGAGGGCTGGCTGCTTTCAACAAGAAAGCTTTATACCTATTCCTGGTAAGCTGACCGATTTAAACTTGGTCCAAAGAATTGACAGCCTCTCAGTTTCTGACTGTAATCCTGCCAAACTTCTTGCAAGagattttctgttgctcatgaaaaatgaagacattGCTAGATGACAAGCATGAACTTACATCATCCTCTGTGACATGGGGAGAGAGACCCCTTAGCATAATAGTCTTGCTCTCTTCCTCATGCTCCGCTTTGTAGTCCTGCTCTGGATAATCACCGTCATATTCATCATCTGATCTGTCACTGTTGCGTCGTTTTCGACCCCTCTGTTGCAGACAAAACATGTTATAATGAAGCTGTAATGATCAGAATAGAATCAAGATAGTCAGTGTTCTACTACCAGAGATGTACAAAATAACACGAGTTTGCAAAGGAATTCCTGTTCATTTACCTCTGGACTGTCTCGATCTCTGCGTTCATCAAAGCGTTCTCTGTGTCTATCTTCAACCCAGCGTCGATCATAATCTCTATCCATATCTCTGCTTCGTCTGTCGTACCATTCTGGATCATCTCTCCTCCCATCAGAACCATATCGTCCACTACGTTCTCCTCGACTAGGCCTGAGAAAGAAAAAGGTGCCACTGACataaatgtatgaaaacacTGGACACGTGCTAATACATTACAAATATTAAGTATGGCTTACCTTTTATCAGTTCCCATGGTTTAGTGTAGGACACACGACTGAGAAGAAATTctgtggaaatatttttaaaagccaGGAATCACTGTTAAAAATGGCATCAGTCAGAATAACACAACCTCAAAATCTGAGAatactttattttcactttatgtAGCAAACATAGCATTTTAAAAGCAAGacatataattaaaatatagcAACACATTAGCCACAGTAAAGAGACAGATCTGAACAAAGGCAttctaaaataatgaaaaactaaAGACAGAATACAAGAAGTAACGAAGCCAGGGTGTTAATGCATAACATACGGGACGTTGAGGTTAAAGATGGATGTAAGCGAAAGATAAGTCAGGCCTTATTTAAACGAAGGACAGAAAACGTAATACAGTTAAGATGGATATTAACTTTAGCTAGAAATAGCTGCTCTACAATGTTCAGATGTTGCTAATGGTTGTTTTTCATCGACAGCCCTGCCTAAACCAGCGATCCTTGGCCAACAGTTAGCAACGGTTAGCTAGGCTAGCCAGGAATAAGCTAGCGTTACGTCGACTAAATTAGCAGAAATTAGCCGAAAAAACTAACGCAAACCCGCATTCATCAATGCTACATACCCCTTTAACAACACGGCTTGCTAAACACAATGACGACCTGCTAATAACAGAAGCTTTGTAGACGTTAATTCAGTTCTTCAGATGACCTGTGAGCAGcggtttttcttctttttgaaagCACCGTTAGTAAACAGGGTTAGTGcgcattaccgccacctactgatCATATATGATCACCTACAACCAGTGGAGGCTCAATATGGAAAACGACTAAATACTCAACACAGTGAGCAAA encodes the following:
- the LOC111581894 gene encoding RNA-binding protein 5-like, translated to MGTDKRPSRGERSGRYGSDGRRDDPEWYDRRSRDMDRDYDRRWVEDRHRERFDERRDRDSPERGRKRRNSDRSDDEYDGDYPEQDYKAEHEEESKTIMLRGLSPHVTEDDIRTALEQLQGPQPVDIRLMKTRTGISRGFAFVEFYHLQDSTRWMETNQNKLVVQGKTITVHYSNRRQKFENWLCNACGLYNFRKRLKCFRCGAAKVGESSGVNGVNVESQQPGEYSGDTIILRNIAPLSTVDGILNILAPYANLSASNIRLIKDKQKGQNRGFAFVQLSSPLEASQLLTILQSLQPPLKLDGKTIGVDYAKSARKDSVQPDGTRASALSVASTAIAAAQWSSSQLQQGSGATSDFVALPEGYAQAQNYQVWPQQPEGSAPVLGDGLLGAAPGVKTLIPTATGVVISQAAQVYQTVIISQPAIQTHQLVRPVVAAQQAASVPTTSPITPASSTAATTVSAAPTASTTAVPDTSTYQYDESSGYYYDPQTGLYYDPSSQYYYNSETQQYLYWDSEKQTYVPAPTESDTSTEQAAASSSTTSKEPKDKKEKPKNKSAQQIAKDMERWAKSLNKQKESFKSSFQGLGASKEEDRKESAAADAGFSLFERKIGSFEMSSLLAEQFKLTEQEIPAKSDFFAAYNGDSDPEEGGSDRAVEDEGKITDWNKMVCLLCRRQFPTKEALLRHQQLSDLHKQNLEIQRRSRLSEAELEELERKETELKYRDRAAERREKYGVPEPPVPKKKFYQAPAPTVNYEQPTKDGLTSDNIGSKMLQAMGWQEGRGLGRHQQGITAPISASLRTKGTGLGIKQSSYELSASDTYKDAVRKAMFARFTEIE